The following DNA comes from Paraburkholderia phytofirmans PsJN.
GTGCTGCTGGCGGACTACGGCTTCATTCTGTCGGCCACCGGAGCAATTGCAAAGGTGCAGAACGACCGCAACGCCGTTTCGAAAATCTTCTGGACGACGCAGGCCGCCAAATGCATCGTAGCGTGCGTGGGTCTCGTACTGCTACTCCTGGGCGTGCTTTTCGTGCCGAAGCTGAGCGAGCTTCGCCTCGTCATGTTTGCGACGTTTCCATTGGTGATCGGCACGTTGCTATTTCCGCAATGGCTCTTTCAAGGTCTGGAGCGGATGTCCTTTGTCACCATTTCGACCCTGACTTCGCGCCTGTTAGTCATACCGGCTACTTACCTCTTCATTCACTCGTCTGACGACACCTGGCGGGCGGCACTCATCAGCTCCATGAGTACTGTAGTCGCTGGATGCATCTCGCTTCTATTCGCCGCTCGCTTGAGGTTGATTTCTTTCTGTCTGCCAAGCGTGAGCGAAGTGGCGGGCGCATTTCGCGAAGGGTGGCACGTCTTCATGGCGACTGCGGCAATCAGCATGTACACAACCACCAACAGCGTAATACTTGGTTCGTTGGCGGGCAATGTGACGCTGGGTTATTTCGGTGCCGCCGACAAGATCAGGAACGTTGCGCAGGCGGTGATAACTCCACTTGGCAATGCCCTTTACCCGCGTGTCAACGCGCTGTTTGCCGAGGATACGCAGAAGGCCTTTGCGCTCGTTCGCAAGGCGCTTTACGCGATGAACGCCATTATGCTTTTTGTTTCCGTGATGCTCTGGGTACTTGCGCCGTGGATCGTGCGCTTCGGCATGGGACCACAATATGAACCGGCGATCGCTGTTTTACGGTGGCTGGCATTCGTGCCTTGGCTGGTGGCGCTGAGTAATGTGCTAGGGCTGCAAATGATGCTGCCGCTCGGCATGAAGAGAAAGTTTAGCGAGATTCTGCTCGTATCGGGCGTGTTCAACGTAGCGCTGTTGGTGCCGCTGTCGTCCGCCTTCGGAGCACAAGGTGCAGCGATGTCGATACTTGCAACCGAAGCTCTTGTCACTGCCACCATGGCATTCTATTTGATCCAGAAGAGAGTTCCGCTCTTTGCGCCGCGAGCGGTCACCGACTGAAGTGAGGCTGTGGCAATGGCGAAACTATTGCGCAAGAAGGGGTGAGCGGCCACGCCACGGTTGGACATCGCCTCAATTAGTCGAGGCGATGTCCATAAATCACGCACCTCATTGGACTCAGGAATCGCCTAGCGACCTCTTCCAGTCGGCCGGCAGTACCGTTTCGAATTGCCGTCGTCCCACAGCCTGCACAAAGTAGCGGAGGTATAGCGCGATGACACTGACGCGGCGATCTCCGAACACCAGAACCCGGGCAAGTCGTCGTGCAAAAAGCGACGCGGCCCAGAGCGGTGCCGGACCGCGATGCCGAAATACCATGTCGACATAGTTGCGCAGCCCGCATGCGTGCTTCCATTGCGTAGCTGCCGGCATGCGCCTCGTTTCCATCCATTCGCGTATTGAGTGCGGGCGCTGCACTAAATCCCGATTCTCTCCGTCCTTATGCATCATGTGCGAGGCGGTCACGCAACGCAATTCACCGATGCGACTCAGGCGGGCGGTGTATTCGACGTCGTCGTTCCAGACGAAATACTCGCGGGCGGGAAAACCCACGCGTTGAATCGCATCGTGCCGAATGCAGGCACCGACGAACGACATATAGTCGGTCTGGAAGGAAGCGTTCGTGTGCAACTCGGGCATCGGCGTGACCAGCCGCATCCGACTGTCGAAGGTTCCCTGATGCCAGTACTGCAAACGCTTGTCGATGCCGAATACCGAACCGCACATTGCAACGACTTCAGTGCGCGCGGCGTCTTCTGAGGCCATCAGTTTTTCGAGCGCGTCGGGCATTGGCTCCGCGTCGTCATCCATTAGCCAGTACCAATCGAAACCCTTGGAAAACGCGGTGGTGATTCCAGTAGCGAAGCCGCCTGCCCCACCAGTGTTGCTTTCCGCCAGAACAACAAAAACCGTGTCCTGATTTGCTTTAACGGCGTCCAGATACTCTCGCGAACCGTCGCTGCTACCATTATCAATCACGAAAATCGCATCGACAGTCTGCGTTTGAGCAAGCAACGCTTCGATGCATTCTTGTAACAAGGCTCGCCGGTTGTACGAGACAACGATTGCGGCAACACTTTTCGGCTTCATTGGGCCAGCTCCTCAGCGACTTTCAGTGCCGCGCCAACAACCTGATCCATGTTGTAGTAGCGATACTGCGCGAGCCTCCCGACGAACGTCACATCAGGCGTGGCCTCGGCAAGTTCGTGGTACCGCTTGAAAAGCGCCTCATTTTCAGAGCGGGGAATGGGATAGTACGGGTCGCCTTCGGCTCGTGGATACTCTCGCACGATCGACGTGCCGGAGTGTTGCTGCCCGGTCAGATGTTTGAATTCGGTTATCCTGGTGTATTCGTGATCGTTGGGGTAATTGATCGTCCCGGTTTGCTGGAATTGATCGACGTCGGTCAGATGTTCATGTTGGAACGACAGGCTCCGATAGGGGAGTTTGCCGAAGCGATAATCGAAAAACGCGTCGATCGGACCGGTATAGACAGTGTGTTCGCGTTCAACCACTGACCTCAGGACGCGAAAATCCTCGGACAAGCGCACTTCGATATTCGGATGTCCGAGCATCTTCTCGAACATTGCCGTGTAGCCCCGGGCGGGCATGAACTGGTATGTGTCGGTGAAGTAACGATCGTCGTCGTTAGAGCGGGTCGGTATGCGCGCGGCTACGCCCGCTGAAAGATCGGCCAGGTCGAGTCCCCACTGCTTCTGTGTGTAGCCGCGAAAGAACTTGTCGCACAAGTCGCTGCCCACGCTGCTCAACACGACGTCTTCGCTCGTCGCGATGTCGTTCCGGGCTTCGCGCACGGATTCAAGGTACGCTTTCACGCCTTCCTCGTTCAGATCCAGTCCGTACAGCTTGTTGATCGTCGTCCGGTTGATAGGAATCGGGTAAAACTCTCCGTCCAGGTGAGCGAGTACTCGGTGCTCGTAAAGTCGCCAGTCGGTGAAGTTCGACAGGTATTCGAAGATTCGCTTGCCGGAAGTATGAAAAATATGCGGTCCGTAGGGATGAATCAGCACGCCGTTCTCATCATAGCAATCGAACGCGTTTCCACCGATATGATTCCGCTTGTCAATCACCAGCACTCGTTTGCCAGCGGAGGCAAGGCGTTCGGCACATACTGTGCCCGCAAAGCCGGCCCCAACGATCAAGGCGTCATATTTCATCAGTTGAAGTCCTCTAGAAATGCGCAAGGTGGCTGCCATTCATGTCGCCAGCAGGGCGCACGGATGACCGTAGAGTTATTTGCGAGCCGGACGGGACGGTGCGGCACAGAGAAGCGCATGGGCCGACACTTGTCGCCTTCGGAAAACGCGCTCTCGTTCCAGGTAGAACTGTATGGCGCCAGAAAATACGGTGAATCTTGTCTGCGGACTGAAGGCAGCGTCGCCCACCGCAAGGGTGCCTGTTTGAAATTCCGCCATCGGTACGTTTGCGCACACATCGCCGTTCCCGTGGCGTATGTAAGAGAAATTGAATCTTCGACTCCGCATGGAACAGTGTGCAAAGCCTGCAATGCAAAAAACGGGTTCGCCGACCCCGAACAATCCGCTTCTCGTCACTCGCATGTAGTGTCGTCGCTTTAGTAACGATGCGACGGAGGGTTTTCGTTGGGAAACTTGTCGCGCTCGCCGGTTGGAACGCTGAAAGTGAGCGGCGTCGTGAGAATCAGAACATGGCTTTCTTCCATTGCGTCGGTAGCCATCGCGTCAACAAGTTGCCCACGCTTTGTGGGTAACCGAACGAGGAGTCGCCGGTAGCGGCGGAACTGGCCTAGCTGATGGCGGTTGTCGGCGGTTGTCTCGCGGTAAGGTCGTGCCACGGAATACCTTGCAAAACTTTGCCAGCTTGCTGGTGCAATCTAGCTCATTAAGCGCCGGCGGCGTTGCAGCGAGGCTTGAAATCGTTGTACGTTGCCGATTCACCGGCGCTGTGATTCAACGGAGTGATAGCTTGCAGGCGATCAGGCTTCAAGCGTTCTCGGTAGCGTACCGAGGCGGTGGGTAATAGCCGAGTCGCACAGGGGGACATCAAAGCAACATCCGCCGTCGCGCTGGCAACTCTGCGCGCCATGGACGATAGTGACAGCGCAAGGCGTGCTCATCTTGGAGAAGTCGTTCTCAGCGTCCGGCGTTGAGCGGTTGTGTGATCGCGTCGTCATCCAAGTGAAAATCGCGTTCTTGACCGAAGTTTGCTATGCCGCGGTTGAGAGCAGTCGGGAAATCCTTCGTGTGATAAATAAGGCGACGAGTCATCTATTGCTGCCGGCCACGTCAACACACAACACGCTTTACGACCAATATGGGACAGCACGAGTTTTTTCTTGCAATTATCGATATGGTTTCGGTCGATGGCGGGCAGTCCAAACTCACATCAAATTTTTGGACTAAGGTTTGCGGCCTCTATGTGACCGGTCCGTTTTCCGCGCACACATTCGGGTCCGTGATGTGGCTTATCGCGCCTCGTTGGCAACGGGTGCTAGGCGGAGCGACTGGCCCGCTGCTTAAGGCGGCATGGCGGACCGAAGTGGCGAGTAGCGGGAGCCATCCAGGCGGTCTGTCCTGTCCTCAGCTGTTCCTTTAATTCAGCACTAGACAAGACGTAGTGGTCACAGCGTCGAGGTCTTGAAAGCGCATGAGCGGAGACGCGAGATGAATCGGGGTAAGGCTTTAATTAAGGAGTTCCTGGCTGCACTGCTCGTCCTGACGGGCGTTGCCCGAGCGACGCGCGCATGGCTGTGGCGCGACCGCGTAGCGATCTTGCTCTATCACGACCCCGATCCTGCGACGCTCGACCGGCACCTTACTTACCTTAGGAAATTATGTGATTTTGTTCCGCTGACTGATGTCGCCGCGCCGGGTCGCGGTCGTGCTCGTGCGGCCATTACCTTCGACGACGGGCACAAGGGCAACGCGAAATTGCTGCCTATCTTTATCAAGCACAAGGTGCGGCCGACGATCTTTCTGTGCAGCAGCATCGTCGGCCGCGCGCGTAGTCATTGGTGGTTGCATCCCGGCTCGCTGGAGGCAGGCCATGAACGCTTGAAGCGGATGAGGAATGCAGAGCGCCTCACCGAACTCGCGGCGCATGGTTACCACCAGGAAGCCGACAATTTTGCAACCGGCCTTAGCATCGAGCAGATTGACGTCATGAGTGCGCACGTGGATTTTCAAGCCCACACGCGATTTCATCCGGTGCTGACTCGCTGCAGCGATAGCGAATGTGCAGACGAAATCGGCAGGAGCAAGCACGAAATCGAAGCGCTGCTGCACTGTGCCTGCGAACATTTCGCCTACCCGAACGGAAACTATGGCGATCGCGAAATTGGCTTCGCGAAGGCGGCGGGATACAAGAGCGCCCGCACGTGCGACGTCGGCTGGAGCGATCATCGAAGCGATCCGTATCGACTGCCCGCGATCATCATCGACGACAGCGCGTCGACGCGGCAATTCGCGGCGCAATTAACCGGGATTCCACTCTTTCTGCATTATCTAAAAAAGGGCGGAGGTTGGCGGGGCCGATTTCCTCAGTTCTGACTCTGCACAGCTTCCGCGGTTTTACGTTCTGGCCGCGAGAGGCGACGAGCAAGCACAGCCGGCGGTGACAACGGTCGGCTGACGAGAGCCGTATGAGGCAAGAGTTTCATGTACGGTTCCGCGAGAGAATTGAGGCGAAACCATCGGGCTAACTCACTATCCCCACATCCATGGGACCGACGGTTGAGCGAAATACAAACGGTCTATCAAGGCAGTACTTCCACAAAGGCACCGATCTGTCTGCGTATTCGCAGGCGGAACTCAATTCCGTGACGAGCCGTTTGAACGAGCGCCCGAGAATGACTTTGTATTACGAAACGCGCGCTGAACGATTCCACCAATTTATTACGCCCGCCAGTTGATTCTGGAGACATCAACGTAAGACTTTCCCTTAGTGCACTACCAAACATAACGGTCGACTCTAACGAGCTACACTTCGCAAGATTAGTAAAGGTGGTCGCTATCTCCCGCGTTTTGCCTGATTGTATTAGTGCCACAAAAATGGAGCGGAGACATGGAACGCTGCAGAGTCTTAATGATCAATGATTTCTCGGACAGAGGCGGCGCAGAGATTGTTTATAGGCAGTCGGTCGGACTCTTCAGGACCTTATCCGGCGTAGAAGTCGAGAGTTTCGACAATAGTCAATTTGTCGAACAAACTTCGTTAGTCTCGAGAGCCTGGAATCATGCCGCGGCCCAGGCTCTCGAAAAGACTATCCTCCGATTCAGGCCGCATCGCGTGCTGGTACATAACTACCATAACGCGCTCTCGCCCTCGGTGCTGGGCGTTATCGCGCGCCACAAGCGCAGTGTCGGCTACCGCACGTATCACACCTGCCACGACTACCATCTCGTCTATTGGAACCCTGCACTGCAGTTCTTCAAGAGCGGACTACCTCAAATTCTTCCGCTTGACGCGCTGAGTACATTCGCTGCGCTCAGGCTTCGTTCGTCGCCGAAAGGCTTCATGCACGACCTCCTGACGAAGACATACTGGCATGCGGTGCGGGCGGCGTGCCGACCGTCACGTGTCTTCGACCAGATTCTTTGCCCGAGTGCCTATATGCAAGAAGCACTGAATCGCTGCGGGATTACCAATACGGTGATCCTCCATAATCCATCGTCGGTGCCAACTGCGCGGATTGCGTCGCCTAAACGCGGCAAGGAACGCTTCAACCTTGCCTTTGCTGGACGACTGGCGCAAGAAAAAGGTCTTCGACAGTTCATCGAACTCGCACAAGCGGCAGACTTCGAGCATATCGAATCGATCGGTGCTTACGGCGAGGGCCCGGAGCGGGCAGTGATCGAGCAACGCTTTCCGGCGCTCATCAAGCAGGGTAAGTTGATTTTTTTCGGCAGCCTATCGCAGGAGCGATTGTTCACGGAAATGCAATGTTTTGCCGATGCAGTCATCGTGCCGTCGGTGTGCGCGGAAAACGCGCCGCTGATTGTCATCGAAGCCGCGATGCTCGGCTTGCCTGCACTCGTGCGCGATGGTGGAAGCATGGCTACGACGGCGGATGCAGTCGGCAACAAGATCAAATTCAGCACAAGTCCGGACGGTCTGAAGAAGGCGCTCGCGCAACTGTCCGCTCACCTGTCGAATCCCGAAAGGAGGTACCAAATCAGCGAATACTTGCCGGAGTACTACACCGAGCGCCTTGCGGCGATCATGGGTATTCGCGACGAGTTGCCGCTGGCCTCAAGGCACGAGTTTGCTGTGCGGCGCGCGTAGTGACCAGATTCATAGCGTTAACTCGACGCAGGCGTTGGTGTATTTCAGATCATCGTGTCCCGAGGTAGTCCGTCGTCCTGGGTGCCACTATCGCGTCGATGCTCCATCTGAACCCACAATTCACTTGAGCTCGAACTATTTAGAGCTCGGTTCGTTTGACTTTGAACCTTCTGGAACGCACCCAAAACCATATTGGCCGACGGCCGATGCCCGCGTATCAGTCCTGAGCGGCCATATCAGTTGCCTCGGCCTGTACCAGCGCGCGCACGAGCAGGTACACGGCCGGCAAGTTGTCGTCGTCACGCCGCCAGTCGACGGGTTCGTCGAGATCCATCCCGCACAAACGACTGTCCTCGAACCGTACGAACGTCGAACGTACCGTCTCACTGTGCCTGGCCAGGAAGCCACGATTCTCAAAGACCTGTTCATCGATTGTGAGCAGCGTGCGCCAGGTCGGCAATCGCGCGCTATTCGAGTGACGGCGACGACCCGTGTCGAGGTGACGACCTGCGACCGTGGCAATGATCTGCTGCAGGTCCAACGACGCGCTGCGGAGCGCGCGCTCAAGGGCGGCAGGGTTGATCTCGTGGACATCCATATCAAGAGCAGCGTCGCTAACCATATTGTTATCTTCCTGAGGATTCGCAGTAACTCGAAGCATCAAAACTGATGCTTCGACAATGCCCGGTTTCGCTGTGCCAACAATTCGCGAATCTGGGCTAGATGGTTATCGCCGACCGTGCAGTCTTCAACAGGCCGGCTATGTTGATGAGGCATTGGCGGACGTACGCCGAGATAGCGGCACACGGCGGATACGTACGGCTTGCCGTTGCCTCCCAGATGTCGCGCCGCAGCAGCCACACGCACGTCTCCAACATGCTTGCGCAACCACGCAAGCGTTTCGCGGTCACCGTCGTTCAAGATGCGGATGAGTTGGTTCATGGCCGATTCTGTATATAAAAACAGTACTGTGAATTTATACAGTATTTGTCCGGGATGCAAGTCAATTCGCAGGATGTCGGATTCGACTGGAAGAGAAGAGGGCGATCAAGCCCGGTGGGCGGTCGGTCGTCAGCTGCGCAGAGGCGGCTGACGGCGTACCTGTGCTCGATCTTCCGGCGTTTGGGATGAGGGTCTGGACGGCTCGGCCGGCGCGACGTGAGAGGTGCAACTTGGGTATCGCATTGGCAACTGTGGGCATACACGAGTGCCCACACTGCCACGAACTTTTTTACCCGGACGATCTTTTGATCAGCCCACGTGTTCGAGAGCGCGCGTCGTCTGAACTTTGCGCGGCCGGTCGCGCAGCAGCAGGGGCATCAAACGTCGGTTGGCTGTCTGCGCCGCCCACTCGCAATATGTGGCGCTGCCGAGCACCCAGCCCTTGAGCGTCGACTGCATCAGGTTATCGACATCGCGTTCGTCGAGGGCCTGTGCGCACAGAGCGCGGTAAGCCTGGTGGCGTTCGGACGGCGTGTTGCCGAGCGCCCGGTGGAGTGGATGATCCTTGGTGAAGCTATCGACACGCAGCCCGACGTGGTGCGTGTAGCTCGACCACG
Coding sequences within:
- a CDS encoding flippase, encoding MLALSVLQLANMVLPLATLPYLFRILGPDQFGAYVFAQGVIAYLVLLADYGFILSATGAIAKVQNDRNAVSKIFWTTQAAKCIVACVGLVLLLLGVLFVPKLSELRLVMFATFPLVIGTLLFPQWLFQGLERMSFVTISTLTSRLLVIPATYLFIHSSDDTWRAALISSMSTVVAGCISLLFAARLRLISFCLPSVSEVAGAFREGWHVFMATAAISMYTTTNSVILGSLAGNVTLGYFGAADKIRNVAQAVITPLGNALYPRVNALFAEDTQKAFALVRKALYAMNAIMLFVSVMLWVLAPWIVRFGMGPQYEPAIAVLRWLAFVPWLVALSNVLGLQMMLPLGMKRKFSEILLVSGVFNVALLVPLSSAFGAQGAAMSILATEALVTATMAFYLIQKRVPLFAPRAVTD
- a CDS encoding glycosyltransferase: MKPKSVAAIVVSYNRRALLQECIEALLAQTQTVDAIFVIDNGSSDGSREYLDAVKANQDTVFVVLAESNTGGAGGFATGITTAFSKGFDWYWLMDDDAEPMPDALEKLMASEDAARTEVVAMCGSVFGIDKRLQYWHQGTFDSRMRLVTPMPELHTNASFQTDYMSFVGACIRHDAIQRVGFPAREYFVWNDDVEYTARLSRIGELRCVTASHMMHKDGENRDLVQRPHSIREWMETRRMPAATQWKHACGLRNYVDMVFRHRGPAPLWAASLFARRLARVLVFGDRRVSVIALYLRYFVQAVGRRQFETVLPADWKRSLGDS
- the glf gene encoding UDP-galactopyranose mutase, with the translated sequence MKYDALIVGAGFAGTVCAERLASAGKRVLVIDKRNHIGGNAFDCYDENGVLIHPYGPHIFHTSGKRIFEYLSNFTDWRLYEHRVLAHLDGEFYPIPINRTTINKLYGLDLNEEGVKAYLESVREARNDIATSEDVVLSSVGSDLCDKFFRGYTQKQWGLDLADLSAGVAARIPTRSNDDDRYFTDTYQFMPARGYTAMFEKMLGHPNIEVRLSEDFRVLRSVVEREHTVYTGPIDAFFDYRFGKLPYRSLSFQHEHLTDVDQFQQTGTINYPNDHEYTRITEFKHLTGQQHSGTSIVREYPRAEGDPYYPIPRSENEALFKRYHELAEATPDVTFVGRLAQYRYYNMDQVVGAALKVAEELAQ
- a CDS encoding polysaccharide deacetylase family protein, with protein sequence MNRGKALIKEFLAALLVLTGVARATRAWLWRDRVAILLYHDPDPATLDRHLTYLRKLCDFVPLTDVAAPGRGRARAAITFDDGHKGNAKLLPIFIKHKVRPTIFLCSSIVGRARSHWWLHPGSLEAGHERLKRMRNAERLTELAAHGYHQEADNFATGLSIEQIDVMSAHVDFQAHTRFHPVLTRCSDSECADEIGRSKHEIEALLHCACEHFAYPNGNYGDREIGFAKAAGYKSARTCDVGWSDHRSDPYRLPAIIIDDSASTRQFAAQLTGIPLFLHYLKKGGGWRGRFPQF
- a CDS encoding glycosyltransferase family 4 protein, yielding MERCRVLMINDFSDRGGAEIVYRQSVGLFRTLSGVEVESFDNSQFVEQTSLVSRAWNHAAAQALEKTILRFRPHRVLVHNYHNALSPSVLGVIARHKRSVGYRTYHTCHDYHLVYWNPALQFFKSGLPQILPLDALSTFAALRLRSSPKGFMHDLLTKTYWHAVRAACRPSRVFDQILCPSAYMQEALNRCGITNTVILHNPSSVPTARIASPKRGKERFNLAFAGRLAQEKGLRQFIELAQAADFEHIESIGAYGEGPERAVIEQRFPALIKQGKLIFFGSLSQERLFTEMQCFADAVIVPSVCAENAPLIVIEAAMLGLPALVRDGGSMATTADAVGNKIKFSTSPDGLKKALAQLSAHLSNPERRYQISEYLPEYYTERLAAIMGIRDELPLASRHEFAVRRA
- a CDS encoding DUF2471 domain-containing protein, with the translated sequence MVSDAALDMDVHEINPAALERALRSASLDLQQIIATVAGRHLDTGRRRHSNSARLPTWRTLLTIDEQVFENRGFLARHSETVRSTFVRFEDSRLCGMDLDEPVDWRRDDDNLPAVYLLVRALVQAEATDMAAQD